The Falsibacillus pallidus genome has a segment encoding these proteins:
- a CDS encoding DUF4349 domain-containing protein — MRKIAYFLAGMIIVFGMGACSGSHDKMESKSDAGKKELMSQSEQKGFSTSDSSDEKNAESGTSQTEVRERKVIYTANLSVEASNYEKLLHSLEKKASTIGGYIVRSNSYHTDEENVAGEVVFRIPQERFQEFLDFSEGASAKVLERNVAGEDVTEEYVDLESRLKAKKTVEKRLLSFMENAQKTENLLKISDDLARVQEEIESIEGRRKYLENQSSLATITVSIRENKIKVGEIEKDQAGIWLKTKKEFIDSVNSLISVVSTLLIFILGNILYIIILVLISIPVIRYMKRKRGA, encoded by the coding sequence ATGAGAAAAATCGCATATTTTCTGGCTGGTATGATTATTGTCTTTGGCATGGGAGCCTGCAGTGGAAGCCATGACAAAATGGAGAGCAAGTCAGATGCAGGGAAAAAAGAACTGATGAGCCAAAGTGAACAAAAAGGATTTTCAACCTCAGATTCATCGGATGAAAAAAATGCAGAGAGCGGCACCTCCCAAACAGAAGTAAGGGAAAGAAAAGTGATTTATACAGCGAATCTCTCTGTGGAAGCAAGTAATTATGAAAAATTGCTGCATTCCCTTGAAAAGAAAGCTTCAACTATTGGGGGATATATTGTCCGGTCCAACTCCTATCACACCGATGAAGAGAATGTAGCAGGAGAAGTTGTTTTTCGTATTCCCCAAGAAAGGTTTCAAGAGTTTCTCGATTTCTCTGAAGGGGCTTCAGCAAAGGTGTTGGAACGCAATGTTGCCGGAGAAGATGTTACAGAAGAATATGTCGATTTGGAATCGAGATTGAAAGCTAAAAAAACTGTAGAGAAAAGATTGCTGAGCTTCATGGAAAATGCTCAAAAAACAGAGAATCTTTTAAAAATTTCGGATGACCTGGCGAGAGTACAGGAGGAAATAGAAAGCATTGAAGGGCGCAGAAAATATTTAGAAAATCAATCAAGTTTAGCGACCATTACGGTATCGATCCGGGAAAATAAAATTAAAGTAGGCGAAATAGAAAAAGACCAAGCGGGAATTTGGCTGAAAACAAAAAAAGAATTTATAGACAGTGTAAACTCATTGATATCAGTTGTTTCCACATTATTGATATTTATTTTAGGAAATATCCTGTACATTATTATCTTAGTGCTGATCTCCATCCCGGTAATCAGATATATGAAAAGAAAAAGGGGGGCATAA
- a CDS encoding ABC transporter ATP-binding protein, translated as MKEPKNSEANQNVLKRFHYSTDQIIEKPFNWAQMLRLLAYLKPYSKNLLPSSIIAVLITTAVRLMIPTIIGVYVLDKAITNKDSKLLGILVSIIAGLYILSYIANYFRIKWMNILGQSVIYDLRKHLFTHVQHLSHRFFDQRSAGSILVRIMNDINSLQELFTNGVINLLMDMLLLVGIIVILFTLSPQLTLAVMVILPIMFFISTSLRKNIRRSWQNVRLKQSKINSHLNESIQGIRITQSFTQEKGNRMFFNGINNESYLAWKTATQKNAMFRPMVELTNAVGTAVLIWFGAHLIQTDSNSLTLGEFVSFAFYLGMFWEPISRLGQVYNQLLMGMASSERIFEFLDEKPIVSEKTSAVDIDEMKGRIEFENVEFSYDDKRKALKGINLEMKAGETVALVGHTGSGKTTIANLISRFYDPTSGSVKIDGHDLRDVSLRSVREKISVVLQDTFIFSGTIKENIKFGRPDASDEEVHKAAEAIGAHQFIQKLPKGYDTEVEERGNILSVGERQLLSFARALLADPSIIILDEATASIDTETEVQIQKALNILLKDRTAIIIAHRLSTIREADKIFVLDHGNIIEEGNHDQLMNLKGEYYHLVKAQFNMLEAI; from the coding sequence GTGAAGGAACCAAAAAATTCAGAAGCGAATCAAAATGTACTGAAACGATTCCACTATTCAACAGATCAAATTATCGAAAAGCCTTTCAACTGGGCTCAGATGTTGAGGCTGCTGGCTTATTTAAAGCCATACTCCAAGAACCTGCTGCCATCTTCCATCATCGCTGTTTTGATTACGACGGCCGTCAGACTGATGATTCCTACTATCATAGGGGTTTATGTATTAGATAAAGCAATTACGAATAAAGACAGCAAACTTTTAGGAATTCTTGTTTCAATTATTGCAGGCCTCTATATCCTGTCTTATATCGCGAACTATTTCAGGATTAAATGGATGAATATCCTCGGGCAGAGTGTCATCTATGACTTAAGGAAGCATTTGTTTACACATGTACAGCATTTATCACACCGATTTTTTGATCAGCGGTCGGCAGGATCAATCCTGGTCAGAATCATGAATGATATCAACTCTTTACAGGAACTATTCACGAATGGGGTAATCAATCTTTTAATGGATATGTTGCTTTTGGTGGGCATCATAGTCATCCTGTTCACATTGTCGCCGCAGTTGACATTGGCTGTAATGGTCATCCTGCCAATCATGTTTTTCATTTCCACCAGCCTGAGAAAAAATATTAGACGCTCTTGGCAGAATGTCAGGCTGAAGCAGTCGAAAATCAACTCCCATTTAAATGAAAGCATTCAAGGGATTAGAATTACGCAGTCTTTTACACAAGAAAAAGGGAACCGAATGTTTTTCAATGGGATTAATAATGAAAGCTATCTTGCCTGGAAAACTGCGACGCAAAAGAATGCCATGTTCCGCCCAATGGTGGAACTGACGAATGCAGTCGGTACCGCAGTGCTGATTTGGTTTGGCGCCCATTTGATTCAAACAGATTCTAATTCACTTACATTAGGTGAATTTGTTTCCTTCGCGTTCTATCTGGGCATGTTCTGGGAGCCGATCTCAAGGCTGGGACAGGTGTACAACCAATTATTGATGGGTATGGCATCGTCAGAAAGGATATTTGAGTTTCTTGATGAAAAGCCAATTGTTTCTGAGAAAACATCAGCAGTGGATATCGATGAAATGAAGGGCCGCATCGAATTCGAAAATGTAGAATTTTCATATGATGATAAACGTAAGGCGTTAAAAGGAATTAACCTGGAGATGAAAGCAGGCGAGACAGTTGCCCTTGTTGGCCATACAGGCTCAGGGAAAACGACCATTGCCAATTTGATCAGTCGATTCTATGATCCTACATCAGGCAGTGTAAAGATTGATGGCCATGATTTAAGGGATGTTTCCTTAAGAAGCGTCAGGGAAAAAATCAGCGTTGTCTTACAGGATACATTCATTTTCTCTGGTACCATCAAAGAAAATATCAAGTTTGGAAGACCTGATGCTTCTGATGAAGAAGTCCATAAAGCAGCAGAAGCAATCGGTGCGCATCAATTCATTCAAAAGCTTCCAAAGGGATATGATACTGAAGTAGAGGAACGGGGAAATATTTTATCTGTCGGTGAAAGACAGCTGCTTTCATTTGCTAGGGCTTTATTAGCAGATCCGAGCATCATCATTCTGGATGAGGCGACAGCAAGCATTGATACTGAAACAGAAGTCCAGATTCAAAAAGCATTAAATATCCTGCTCAAGGATAGGACGGCAATCATAATTGCCCATCGCCTTTCCACAATCAGGGAAGCAGATAAAATATTTGTCCTGGACCACGGAAATATTATAGAAGAAGGCAACCATGATCAGCTGATGAACTTAAAAGGTGAATATTATCATTTGGTCAAAGCACAATTTAATATGCTTGAAGCGATATAA
- a CDS encoding ABC transporter ATP-binding protein: protein METFKKLKGFYWPHKKYFITSMIFLVLVTGITIVYPMILQVTIDDVILKGNYQLIPYLALGFIGVMLIKGAATFINQYTGDLFGITSVYHLRNELYKKLQYLPFKYYDNAKTGDLMSRLTADVEGFRFFLSFGMSELLRFVLLIGISLSVMFYYSVSLTFVTIISLPFLAIAVYKFDKAVHPAFRSIRKSFGKLNTNVQENISGINTVKSLSREEFQIGKFNHSNSDYKDKYIFTSIIWAKYFPLMEFLGNICVIGMLGYGGYLVINGDLMPGELVAFYSLVGYIIFPIMNLGFVINMFSQSKASGERLLEILEADELIKDVDGAIEKNRIEGYVEFKNVDLKYSEDDQEALSSISFKAEPGKIIGLIGATGSGKTSITQLITRFYEPTNGEILVDHVPVNEYSLNTLRRNIGFVLQESFLFSSTIKANISYGRPEATMEEIIEAAKRAQAHDFIMELPDGYDTMLGERGLGLSGGQKQRIAIARAICVDPGILILDDATSAVDMETEFKIQKAFKEVMKGRTTFIIAHRISSLKHADEILVLENGKIVERGKHDFLLSNGGPYQRIYDIQFKDRNYIMQSQIG, encoded by the coding sequence ATGGAAACATTTAAGAAATTAAAAGGCTTTTATTGGCCGCATAAGAAGTATTTTATTACATCGATGATATTCCTGGTGCTTGTAACAGGGATTACGATTGTCTATCCAATGATACTGCAAGTGACGATAGATGATGTCATTCTGAAAGGGAATTATCAGTTGATTCCTTATCTGGCACTCGGCTTCATTGGGGTAATGCTCATCAAAGGTGCTGCTACTTTTATCAACCAATATACAGGTGATTTGTTCGGGATTACATCCGTCTATCATTTAAGGAATGAGTTATATAAAAAGCTGCAGTATCTGCCATTCAAATATTACGACAATGCAAAGACCGGTGATCTGATGTCCAGGCTTACCGCTGATGTAGAAGGATTCCGCTTCTTTTTATCATTCGGGATGTCAGAGCTGCTTCGATTTGTTCTATTAATCGGAATCAGCTTAAGTGTCATGTTTTACTATTCCGTCTCTCTGACATTCGTCACAATCATTTCCTTGCCGTTTTTGGCCATTGCAGTATACAAGTTTGATAAAGCTGTCCATCCTGCGTTTAGAAGCATCAGAAAGTCATTTGGAAAGCTTAATACGAATGTCCAGGAAAATATCAGTGGAATCAACACAGTCAAATCTCTTTCGAGGGAAGAGTTCCAGATAGGGAAGTTCAATCATTCAAATAGTGATTATAAGGATAAATACATCTTTACCTCTATTATATGGGCAAAGTATTTTCCGCTAATGGAGTTCTTAGGGAATATATGTGTAATCGGGATGCTTGGATATGGCGGGTACTTGGTCATCAATGGCGATTTGATGCCGGGTGAACTGGTTGCTTTTTATAGTTTAGTAGGATACATCATCTTTCCAATCATGAACCTTGGGTTCGTCATCAATATGTTTTCCCAATCCAAAGCTTCCGGGGAGCGACTCTTAGAAATTTTAGAAGCTGACGAATTGATCAAAGATGTGGATGGGGCAATCGAAAAAAATCGCATTGAAGGATACGTAGAATTTAAAAATGTAGATTTAAAATATTCAGAAGATGATCAGGAGGCATTGTCCTCTATTTCATTTAAAGCTGAGCCGGGGAAAATCATAGGCTTGATTGGTGCTACCGGTTCAGGAAAAACAAGTATTACACAGTTGATAACAAGGTTCTACGAGCCGACAAATGGGGAGATTTTAGTTGACCATGTGCCGGTAAATGAGTATAGCCTGAATACGCTTAGGAGAAATATTGGATTTGTCCTGCAGGAGTCGTTCCTTTTTTCATCAACCATCAAAGCAAATATTTCATACGGACGGCCGGAAGCGACAATGGAAGAAATCATTGAAGCGGCGAAGAGGGCCCAGGCCCATGACTTTATCATGGAGCTTCCTGACGGTTATGACACGATGCTTGGCGAAAGAGGATTGGGGTTATCCGGCGGTCAGAAACAAAGGATTGCCATTGCTCGTGCCATCTGCGTCGACCCGGGCATTTTAATATTGGATGATGCTACCAGTGCTGTTGACATGGAAACCGAATTTAAGATTCAAAAAGCGTTTAAAGAAGTAATGAAAGGCCGTACAACTTTTATCATTGCTCATCGCATCTCTTCATTGAAGCATGCCGATGAAATATTGGTGCTCGAAAATGGGAAAATCGTTGAAAGAGGGAAGCATGACTTCCTTTTAAGCAACGGAGGACCATATCAGCGAATTTATGACATTCAATTCAAAGATAGAAACTATATCATGCAGTCTCAAATAGGGTGA
- a CDS encoding TlpA family protein disulfide reductase: protein MKLREQMPELNGATEWLNGEVTKADLVGEKPTLIHFWSISCHLCKEAMPQVNQFRDDYKDKLNVVAVHMPRSEDDLNIDEIKKVASEHGITQPIFVDSEHKLTEAFENQYVPAYYVFDKDGKLRHFQAGGSGMKMLEKRVNRVLDELDKAE from the coding sequence ATGAAGCTTAGAGAACAAATGCCTGAATTAAACGGTGCAACAGAATGGCTGAACGGCGAAGTGACAAAAGCGGACTTAGTTGGCGAAAAGCCTACATTGATTCATTTTTGGTCAATCAGCTGCCACCTTTGTAAGGAAGCGATGCCGCAAGTGAATCAATTCCGTGATGATTACAAAGATAAATTGAACGTTGTAGCGGTACACATGCCACGTTCTGAGGACGATTTGAATATCGATGAAATAAAAAAAGTTGCGAGTGAGCATGGCATCACTCAGCCCATTTTTGTGGACAGTGAGCACAAGTTGACAGAGGCATTTGAAAATCAATATGTCCCAGCTTATTATGTATTTGATAAAGATGGAAAACTTCGTCATTTCCAAGCTGGCGGAAGCGGTATGAAAATGCTTGAAAAACGTGTGAACCGTGTATTGGATGAGTTAGATAAAGCTGAATAA
- a CDS encoding peroxiredoxin, whose amino-acid sequence MAERMVGKQAPRFEMDAVLANKEFGKVSLEENMKNDKWTVLFFYPMDFTFVCPTEITALSDRYDEFEDLDAEVIGVSTDTIHTHLAWIKTDRKDNGLGDLNYPLAADTNHEISREYGVLIEEEGVALRGLFIISPEGEMMYQVVNHNNIGRDVDETLRVLQALQTGGLCPANWKPGQKTLNV is encoded by the coding sequence ATGGCAGAACGCATGGTAGGTAAACAAGCACCACGCTTTGAAATGGATGCTGTATTGGCAAACAAAGAATTTGGTAAAGTAAGCCTGGAAGAAAACATGAAAAACGATAAATGGACAGTTCTTTTCTTCTATCCAATGGACTTCACATTTGTATGTCCAACTGAAATCACTGCATTGTCTGACCGCTATGACGAGTTCGAAGATCTTGATGCAGAAGTAATCGGTGTATCTACAGATACAATCCACACTCACTTAGCATGGATCAAAACAGATCGCAAAGACAACGGCCTTGGAGATCTTAACTATCCATTAGCTGCTGACACTAATCATGAAATTTCCCGTGAGTACGGTGTACTCATCGAAGAAGAAGGGGTAGCTCTTCGCGGACTATTCATCATCAGCCCTGAAGGCGAAATGATGTACCAAGTGGTAAACCACAATAACATCGGCCGCGACGTTGATGAAACTCTTCGTGTCCTTCAAGCACTTCAAACTGGCGGACTTTGCCCAGCTAACTGGAAGCCAGGCCAAAAAACATTAAACGTATAA
- a CDS encoding mechanosensitive ion channel family protein gives MELLFSFNQLGEKITHYNWTALFVKLGIIFVKLIAIYIVYLIVKAFGNKVITTGFTQYKNRNNVSEARAHTLESLTKNIFSYILIFIFFVTVLQVFNIQVTAILAGAGIVGLAIGFGAQGLVSDFVTGFFILLERQVEVGDYVSTGNFSGIVENVGIRTTHIRGFDGTLHFVPNREITSLSNHSRGNMRALVDIGISYEDDIDKAITVLQELCDKIASEDTNIVDGPNVLGVQSLGSSDVVLRIIAKTANGEQWGVERKLRKAIKETLDANGIDIPYPHQVYIEKNTSQ, from the coding sequence TTGGAACTTCTCTTCTCATTTAATCAATTGGGGGAAAAAATCACTCATTATAATTGGACCGCTTTATTTGTAAAGCTTGGCATCATCTTTGTGAAACTCATTGCGATCTATATTGTATATTTAATTGTGAAAGCATTTGGGAACAAAGTGATCACAACAGGCTTTACACAGTATAAAAACCGCAACAACGTTTCAGAAGCAAGAGCACATACCCTTGAGAGCTTGACAAAGAATATCTTTTCCTACATATTAATTTTCATTTTCTTCGTCACGGTACTGCAAGTATTTAACATCCAAGTCACCGCTATTTTAGCAGGTGCGGGGATTGTAGGTCTTGCTATCGGATTTGGAGCCCAGGGTCTTGTAAGCGACTTTGTAACAGGATTTTTCATCTTGCTTGAGAGACAAGTAGAAGTTGGAGATTATGTATCTACAGGAAACTTCTCAGGAATTGTTGAAAATGTAGGAATTCGAACTACTCATATACGTGGATTTGATGGAACGCTGCACTTTGTACCGAATCGTGAAATAACAAGCTTGAGCAATCACAGCAGAGGAAACATGAGGGCACTCGTCGATATCGGCATCTCCTATGAGGATGATATTGATAAAGCGATTACGGTTCTCCAGGAGCTTTGCGATAAAATTGCTTCTGAAGATACTAACATTGTAGATGGTCCCAATGTTCTGGGGGTACAGAGTTTGGGTTCTTCGGATGTAGTCCTTAGAATCATTGCCAAGACAGCAAATGGCGAACAATGGGGAGTTGAACGGAAGCTAAGGAAAGCCATCAAAGAAACACTTGATGCAAATGGAATCGACATTCCGTATCCTCACCAAGTTTATATTGAGAAAAATACCAGTCAATAA
- a CDS encoding N-acetyldiaminopimelate deacetylase, translating into MTINPFVALRRDLHRIPELGYQEFKTQTYLLDYLESLPSERMEIKKWKTGFFVKIQGKNPSRLIGYRTDIDGLPIEEQTGLPFSSEHQGKMHACGHDFHMSIALGVLSHFVRNPINDDLLFIFQPAEEGPGGAQPMLESPEMKEWMPDMIFALHIAPEYAPGTIAVKEGILFANTSELFIDLTGKGGHAAYPHHTKDMVVAASHLVTQLQTIVSRNVNPLDSAVVTIGKITGGTVQNIIAEQARLEGTIRTFSDEAMASVKERIEALVKGIEAGFECTASIDYGSMYHQVYNHEGITAEFMAFLKGRQDVNLIECKEAMTGEDFGYMLKEIPGFMFWLGAGSEYGLHHAKLTPDEAVIPFAIDVVTGYIEHLEI; encoded by the coding sequence ATGACAATTAATCCTTTTGTTGCTCTTCGAAGAGATCTGCACCGTATTCCTGAGCTTGGCTATCAAGAGTTCAAGACACAAACCTATTTACTTGATTATCTGGAGTCACTTCCTTCTGAAAGAATGGAAATAAAAAAATGGAAGACCGGCTTTTTTGTCAAGATACAAGGAAAGAACCCGTCAAGATTGATTGGATATCGTACGGATATAGATGGTCTGCCAATTGAGGAACAGACAGGGCTGCCATTTTCATCGGAACATCAAGGGAAAATGCATGCATGCGGACATGATTTTCATATGAGCATTGCACTCGGTGTTTTGAGCCATTTTGTGAGAAATCCAATCAATGATGATCTTCTGTTCATATTCCAGCCGGCTGAAGAAGGGCCTGGAGGTGCACAGCCTATGCTTGAAAGCCCTGAAATGAAGGAATGGATGCCTGATATGATTTTTGCCCTTCACATTGCTCCTGAATATGCACCGGGGACTATAGCGGTCAAAGAAGGCATTCTCTTTGCCAACACATCGGAATTATTCATTGATTTGACAGGTAAAGGCGGCCATGCTGCATATCCTCATCACACGAAGGATATGGTTGTTGCCGCTTCCCACCTGGTCACTCAGCTACAAACCATTGTTTCACGCAATGTAAACCCTCTGGATAGCGCTGTGGTTACCATTGGGAAGATAACAGGAGGCACCGTTCAAAATATCATTGCAGAACAAGCAAGGCTGGAAGGGACGATCAGAACATTTTCTGATGAAGCGATGGCTTCTGTGAAAGAGCGGATAGAAGCCCTGGTAAAAGGAATTGAAGCAGGATTTGAATGTACTGCTTCCATTGATTATGGAAGCATGTATCATCAAGTATACAACCATGAGGGAATAACGGCTGAATTCATGGCCTTCCTTAAAGGGAGGCAGGATGTAAACTTGATAGAATGTAAAGAAGCTATGACTGGGGAAGACTTTGGCTATATGTTAAAAGAAATACCCGGTTTTATGTTCTGGCTTGGTGCAGGGTCTGAATATGGCTTGCATCATGCAAAACTTACGCCTGATGAAGCAGTCATCCCTTTTGCCATTGATGTTGTCACGGGATATATCGAGCACCTTGAAATTTAA
- the dapD gene encoding 2,3,4,5-tetrahydropyridine-2,6-dicarboxylate N-acetyltransferase: MKMMDANEIISFIQNSKKSTPVKVYVKGSLEGLEFGKNSQTFITGQSGVVFGEWSEISEALSANKEKIEDYVIENDRRNSAIPMLDLKNIKARIEPGAIIRDQVEIGDNAVIMMGSVINIGSVVGEGTMIDMNVVLGGRATVGKNCHIGAGAVLAGVIEPPSAKPVIIEDDVVVGANAVVLEGVTVGKGSVVAAGAVVVDDVPPYTVVAGTPARVIKKIDDKTKSKTEIKQELRQL; this comes from the coding sequence ATGAAAATGATGGATGCAAATGAAATTATTTCATTTATACAAAATAGTAAGAAATCTACGCCAGTAAAGGTGTATGTGAAAGGCAGTCTAGAAGGGCTGGAGTTCGGAAAGAATTCCCAGACATTCATTACCGGACAATCAGGTGTGGTATTCGGAGAGTGGTCTGAGATTTCTGAAGCCCTTTCTGCCAATAAAGAAAAAATCGAAGACTATGTCATTGAAAACGACCGCAGAAACTCTGCTATTCCAATGCTTGATTTGAAAAATATCAAGGCCCGCATCGAGCCGGGTGCCATTATCCGCGATCAAGTTGAAATCGGCGACAATGCAGTCATCATGATGGGATCTGTCATCAACATCGGTTCAGTTGTCGGTGAAGGTACAATGATCGATATGAACGTTGTCCTTGGTGGACGTGCAACAGTCGGAAAGAACTGCCATATTGGTGCAGGTGCAGTTCTCGCAGGCGTCATTGAGCCGCCTTCCGCAAAACCTGTCATCATTGAAGATGACGTAGTTGTAGGAGCCAATGCAGTAGTCTTGGAAGGTGTAACTGTAGGAAAAGGATCTGTGGTTGCAGCAGGAGCAGTAGTTGTCGACGATGTTCCCCCATATACAGTTGTAGCTGGTACACCTGCACGAGTCATCAAGAAAATCGATGATAAAACAAAATCAAAAACAGAAATCAAACAAGAACTTCGACAATTATAA
- a CDS encoding LysR family transcriptional regulator, with protein sequence MTFSEYQLLTVLAQEMNMRKAAERLFVSQPALSQRLQNIEKEWGTKIFIRSQKGLSLTPAGELVVKFAKEVIEKEEQVKEEMQSLETHVHGTLKIACASIVGQNWLPKVLKRFVEKYPHAKISLITGWSSEIIKALYDDEVHIGIIRGTPDWKGPKLHLFKDSLYLVDKEIRDIEEVLKTDRPFIQFKSDSNYYQEIQDWWHRHFQTTPKRTIVVDQIETCKQMTINGIGYAILPAITLNDADTDIYKVPLMDDHDSALQRDTWLLGYESAFQLKQVQAFTEVIQEYLQSDPTAF encoded by the coding sequence ATGACATTTTCTGAATATCAGCTGTTGACTGTTCTTGCACAGGAAATGAATATGAGGAAAGCTGCTGAAAGGCTGTTCGTTTCACAACCGGCATTATCACAGCGGCTGCAAAACATCGAAAAAGAGTGGGGGACAAAAATCTTCATCCGTTCGCAAAAAGGATTATCATTGACACCTGCAGGCGAGCTCGTTGTCAAGTTTGCCAAGGAAGTCATCGAAAAGGAAGAACAAGTAAAGGAAGAAATGCAGTCACTTGAAACCCATGTGCATGGAACATTAAAAATTGCCTGCGCCTCTATTGTGGGGCAGAATTGGCTTCCAAAAGTGTTGAAGCGGTTTGTGGAGAAATATCCACATGCCAAAATTTCTCTGATCACCGGATGGAGCAGTGAAATCATAAAAGCACTTTATGATGATGAGGTTCATATTGGAATCATCAGGGGAACGCCTGATTGGAAAGGGCCAAAACTTCACTTGTTTAAAGACAGCTTATATTTGGTTGATAAAGAAATCAGGGATATTGAAGAAGTCCTGAAAACAGACCGCCCCTTCATCCAATTTAAAAGCGACTCCAACTATTATCAGGAAATTCAGGATTGGTGGCATCGCCATTTTCAAACGACCCCAAAAAGGACAATAGTTGTGGATCAGATCGAAACGTGCAAACAAATGACCATCAACGGAATTGGATATGCAATTTTGCCGGCTATTACCTTGAATGATGCGGATACTGATATTTATAAGGTTCCATTAATGGATGACCACGATTCTGCACTCCAAAGGGATACATGGCTGCTGGGCTATGAATCAGCGTTTCAGCTTAAGCAGGTACAGGCCTTCACTGAAGTAATTCAAGAATATTTACAATCAGATCCAACCGCCTTTTAA
- a CDS encoding MDR family MFS transporter has protein sequence MEAATYKKNGDAMRKTKRPLVLASVMLAMFMGAIEATIVSTAMPAIVSDLGGFSLYSWVFSAYLLMNSISVLIYGKLSDIFGRKPVITFGIILFLIGSVLCGFSPNMKMLIVFRLIQGLGAGAVMPIATTIVGDIYSPEERAKIQGYLSSVWGISAIMGPAIGGFLVQYVDWRYVFWINVPLGILSIIGLAFFLKENISSKKPSIDYGGAGLLTLLLSSLMIILVEGGVHWPWASGKVLALSTLALVALLAFIWQEQRAVNPVMPFDIWKNRSILIANIVSLTTGVMLIGLSSFLPAFVQGVMEKSATVAGFTLTAMSIGWPIASTISGRLLIKIGYRATSLIGGASLIVGGVLFVLMTPAAGPIWAAFGSFFVGIGMGLTSTAFIVSIQSTVSWEKRGIATASNMFMRNLGNTVGAALLGGILNKNILVYLTEHNSDKTDHLNVDSTNQLLNASERSHLGSGVKELLQNSLTHSLHIVYWAVLIFAVLSLLFIFFLPKDRRREAN, from the coding sequence ATGGAGGCTGCAACTTATAAAAAAAATGGGGATGCTATGCGGAAGACAAAAAGACCGCTTGTTTTGGCATCAGTCATGCTGGCCATGTTCATGGGAGCGATTGAAGCGACGATCGTTTCAACCGCGATGCCGGCAATTGTCAGCGACCTTGGTGGGTTTTCGCTATATAGCTGGGTGTTTTCTGCTTATTTATTGATGAATTCCATCTCGGTGTTAATCTACGGTAAACTGTCTGATATTTTCGGAAGGAAGCCTGTCATTACATTTGGTATCATACTTTTTCTGATTGGATCAGTATTATGCGGGTTTTCCCCTAATATGAAAATGCTCATTGTGTTCCGTTTGATCCAAGGACTCGGTGCGGGGGCAGTCATGCCGATTGCCACCACGATCGTCGGTGATATTTATTCTCCGGAGGAAAGAGCCAAAATACAAGGGTATTTATCCAGTGTATGGGGGATTTCTGCCATCATGGGTCCTGCCATCGGCGGATTTTTAGTTCAATATGTGGACTGGAGATATGTTTTTTGGATCAACGTCCCATTGGGGATTTTATCGATCATCGGTCTGGCATTTTTCCTTAAGGAAAATATCTCATCAAAGAAACCATCGATCGATTACGGAGGGGCAGGGCTGCTTACACTTCTTCTGTCTTCATTAATGATCATCCTGGTTGAGGGTGGCGTGCATTGGCCATGGGCTTCAGGTAAAGTCCTTGCCTTGTCGACTCTCGCACTTGTTGCACTGCTTGCTTTCATCTGGCAGGAACAAAGGGCTGTAAACCCAGTCATGCCATTTGATATCTGGAAAAACCGGTCCATTTTGATTGCCAATATTGTCTCATTGACAACCGGGGTCATGCTGATCGGGCTATCCAGCTTCTTGCCTGCATTTGTACAAGGGGTCATGGAAAAATCAGCGACAGTTGCAGGTTTCACTTTGACTGCGATGTCTATTGGCTGGCCGATTGCCTCTACCATTTCAGGAAGGCTGCTGATTAAAATCGGCTACAGGGCAACGTCCTTGATTGGAGGAGCGTCATTGATTGTCGGTGGTGTATTGTTTGTTCTAATGACACCAGCTGCTGGACCGATATGGGCCGCTTTCGGCTCATTCTTCGTCGGGATCGGCATGGGTCTCACATCCACTGCGTTCATTGTTTCCATCCAAAGCACCGTTTCCTGGGAAAAGAGAGGGATTGCGACAGCATCCAATATGTTCATGCGAAACTTGGGAAATACGGTCGGTGCTGCGCTCTTAGGAGGAATATTAAATAAAAATATCCTTGTCTATCTGACAGAGCATAATTCAGATAAGACCGATCATTTGAATGTAGACTCTACTAATCAGCTCTTGAATGCATCCGAAAGAAGCCATCTTGGTTCCGGAGTTAAAGAGCTGCTTCAGAACAGTTTGACGCATTCCCTTCATATTGTGTATTGGGCGGTACTGATATTTGCCGTCCTCAGTCTATTATTTATTTTCTTCCTGCCTAAAGACCGCAGGAGAGAAGCGAATTAA